In Corylus avellana chromosome ca2, CavTom2PMs-1.0, the following proteins share a genomic window:
- the LOC132171901 gene encoding transportin MOS14-like: MEVALSILTACLSINELKEQVLEAFASWLRLKHGIPGSVLASQPLVHTALSSLNAEFISEASVNVISELIHYSARGSSGGVAVQMPLIHVIVPQVMSLKAHLKDSSKVLHLWGCRCFLFLGLYNKLLIVCILRTMLLSQ; the protein is encoded by the exons ATGGAGGTTGCTTTAAGTATCTTGACAGCTTGTTTGAGTATTAATGAACTCAAGGAGCAG GTTCTTGAGGCATTTGCATCTTGGCTTCGACTGAAGCATGG GATCCCTGGGTCTGTGCTTGCTTCTCAACCCTTGGTGCACACAGCTCTTTCAAGCTTGAATGCTGAGTTTATTTCGGAGGCATCTGTAAATG TCATCTCTGAATTAATACATTACTCAGCAAGAGGAAGCTCTGGTGGTGTTGCTGTACAGATGCCTTTGATTCATGTAATTGTGCCTCAAGTTATGAGTCTAAAGGCACATCTTAAAGATTCTTCAAAGGTATTGCATTTATGGGGTTGtagatgttttctttttcttggccTGTATAATAAGCTTCTAATAGTGTGTATTTTAAGAACGATGTTACTGAGTCAATAG
- the LOC132169804 gene encoding uncharacterized protein LOC132169804 encodes MNDLGVDEEDGMRRSFTQAATPKNHKSSDIDAVISKFVLAENGREGHVEDEFPEVKVDFQETFLGHTSPISRCRFSASGNNIASASLDGTVRIWTYDSSTPASRNATIYCGAEIMSLDWESKSDRLLLIGTADGGIKAWNVDAKRVVCDLSTTEAFPSVLDLKCSPVEPIFVSAAASRGHGSSYIDKLGFASLTVWNMKMWKAVTVLPLGKDPPAITSLCFNHNGKILAASATDGMIHMFDMAAGLQITGWPAHDSAINSILFGPDETSIFSLGSDGKIFEWSLQNQGHVLWSRNCSRFCDPESSKICRHEMALNANGRRLLVTSGSVRAPIYQVRGHRNGLRTLPHSAAITTVDWHPTLPIFVTRSADNSVRVTSIL; translated from the exons ATGAACGATTTGGGTGTCGATGAGGAGGATGGGATGAGGAGGAGCTTTACGCAGGCTGCTACCCCGAAGAACCATAAAAGCTCTGACATAGATGCAG TAATTAGTAAATTTGTTTTGGCAGAAAATGGCAGGGAAGGTCACGTAGAAGATGAATTTCCTGAAGTTAAAGTAGACTTTCAG GAGACATTTTTGGGCCACACAAGTCCAATCAGCCGATGCCGCTTTTCTGCATCTGGGAACAATATAGCCAGTGCTTCTCTGGATGGCACAGTAAG GATATGGACGTATGACTCTTCAACTCCAGCATCAAGAAATGCAACAATTTATTGTGGGGCAGAGATCATGTCACTTGACTGGGAGTCTAAGTCTGACCGCTTG cttctcATAGGCACTGCTGATGGAGGCATTAAAGCATGGAATGTTGATGCAAAGAGGGTTGTCTGTGATCTGAGCACAACTGAAGCATTTCCGAG TGTCTTGGATCTGAAGTGCAGCCCTGTAGAGCCAATTTTTGTTTCTGCGGCAGCATCCAGAGG GCACGGCTCAAGTTATATTGACAAATTGGGGTTTGCTTCGTTAACCGTATGGAACATGAAAATGTGGAAGGCTGTG ACAGTCCTTCCACTTGGTAAAGATCCACCTGCAATTACTTCCCTATGCTTCAATCACAATGGGAAGATTTTAGCAGCTTCTGCAACCGATGGAATGATTCACATGTTTG ACATGGCTGCTGGTTTGCAAATTACTGGGTGGCCTGCACATGATTCTGCTATAAACTCTATTCTTTTTGGGCCTGATGAGACAAGCATTTTTAGCTTGGGTTCAGATGGAAAG ATTTTCGAATGGAGCTTGCAAAATCAAGGTCACGTCCTTTGGTCAAGAAACTGTAGTAG GTTTTGTGATCCTGAGAGCTCAAAAATTTGCAGACATGAAATGGCTTTAAATGCTAACGGGAGGAGACTATTGGTGACATCTGGTTCAGTAAGAGCACCCATATATCAG GTTCGTGGTCATAGAAATGGGTTGAGAACTCTTCCACATAGTGCTGCTATAACAACTGTTGATTGGCATCCTACTTTGCCCATTTTCGTGACTCGATCAGCTGATAACTCGGTTCGAGTAACGTCTATTTTATAA
- the LOC132169805 gene encoding receptor-like protein EIX1 has protein sequence MPIPPVLVNANSSSPLSFLDLSWNHLNSSVFPWLFKYTNSLVFLNLGVNNLGSIPRAFGNMVALVHLDLSGNNLESIPRAFGKMVALVHLDLSGNNLRGVMPRTLENLHNLQVLDLSYNNISGEVLDLSNFSFLRELRLSHNRLNRSLTKSVGELSMLQVLAVSSNSLEGDVTEAHLSNLSSLNQLDLSFNSLSLKFSSNWVPPFHLDIIRLSSCKLGSAFPQWLQTQKNFSELEMSDVGISDTIPNWFWNLSSNIKLLNLSHNHIKGTIPLHCSGLESLDLHNNNFIGELPKSLINCSSLKLLDLGENRLSGRIPTWIGTSLPQLIVRRLASNLFIGHILLQLCHLTSLQILDLSHNDIRGTIPKCLNNFTVMAQMQSSKVSISHVYPLRLSSHRYAFSTYLDNFLVAFKEKYLEYSKTLGLVKVIDLSSNKLQGEIPKEITSLAGLIGLNLSRNLLIGIIPHNIGDMERLESLDLSKNHLSGIIPPNLVDLSFLSCLILSNNSLSGRIPTGTQLQSFNASAYIGNQDLCGLPLLKRCPGDQAAQGPRTSGIDGEGNNQEHANSHEHLWFYTSIVLGFIVGFWGVCGSLLLKSSWRHAYFQYLERIGDWLYVTIAIGMAKLLRK, from the exons ATGCCGATTCCTCCTGTGCTTGTCAATGCTAATTCTTCTTCACCACTTTCATTCCTTGATCTCTCTTGGAATCATCTCAACTCCTCCGTATTCCCATGGCTATTCAAATATACCAATAGCCTTGTCTTTCTTAACCTTGGGGTTAACAACCTTGGTTCAATTCCAAGAGCTTTTGGGAATATGGTAGCTCTTGTTCATCTCGACCTCTCTGGCAACAACCTTGAATCAATTCCAAGAGCTTTTGGGAAAATGGTAGCTCTTGTTCATCTCGACCTCTCTGGAAACAACCTTCGAGGGGTGATGCCACGAACTTTGGAGAATCTTCACAACTTGCAAGTATTAGACTTGTCTTACAATAATATAAGTGGAGAGGTACTTgatctttcaaatttctctttcttgagAGAGTTGCGTCTATCCCACAACCGGTTAAATAGAAGTTTAACCAAAAGTGTGGGAGAACTTTCTATGCTCCAAGTTCTAGCTGTGTCTTCAAATTCTTTAGAAGGCGATGtcactgaagcacacttgtcaaATCTTTCCAGTTTAAATCAATTGGACTTGTCTTTTAATTCTTTGTCATTGAAGTTTAGTTCAAATTGGGTTCCCCCATTTCATCTGGATATCATAAGATTGAGTTCTTGCAAATTGGGGTCAGCGTTTCCTCAATGGCTTCAAACACAAAAGAATTTTTCAGAGCTTGAAATGTCAGATGTAGGAATTTCAGATACTATCCCCAACTGGTTTTGGAACCTTTCTTCCAATATAAAGCTCTTAAATCTGTCCCACAACCATATCAAGGGTACCATACCTCTTCATTG CTCTGGACTAGAATCATTGGATTTGCATAACAACAATTTTATCGGAGAATTGCCGAAGTCATTGATAAACTGCTCTTCGTTGAAGCTACTGGATCTTGGAGAAAACAGACTCTCCGGAAGGATTCCAACATGGATAGGCACAAGCCTACCACAATTGATTGTTCGTCGTTTGGCATCAAACTTGTTCATTGGTCACATACTGTTGCAATTATGTCATCTAACTTCTCTCCAAATTTTGGACCTCTCTCACAACGATATTAGAGGAACTATACCAAAATGCCTCAATAACTTCACTGTCATGGCTCAAATGCAAAGCTCAAAAGTAAGCATTTCTCATGTTTACCCTTTGCGGTTGTCCTCCCATCGGTATGCCTTTTCCACCTACCTGGACAATTTCTTGGTggctttcaaagaaaaatatctcGAGTATAGTAAAACTCTTGGACTAGTAAAAGTCATCGATCTTTCAAGCAACAAATTGCAAGGTGAAATTCCAAAAGAAATAACAAGTCTCGCGGGATTAATTGGGTTAAATCTATCTAGAAACTTGTTGATCGGCATCATCCCTCATAATATTGGTGACATGGAGAGATTGGAGTCTTTGGACTTGTCAAAAAATCACCTTTCAGGTATAATTCCGCCAAACCTTGTTGATTTGAGCTTCCTAAGCTGCTTGATTTTGTCAAACAACAGCTTGTCAGGTAGAATCCCAACAGGTACCCAACTCCAGAGTTTCAATGCTTCTGCATATATAGGTAACCAAGATCTTTGTGGCTTGCCTCTTTTGAAAAGATGTCCGGGAGATCAAGCAGCTCAAGGTCCTCGAACTAGCGGCATTGATGGAGAAGGCAATAATCAAGAACATGCAAACTCTCACGAACATTTATGGTTTTATACTAGCATTGTACTTGGATTCATTGTTGGATTTTGGGGTGTTTGTGGATCGTTGCTATTGAAAAGTTCTTGGAGGCATGCCTATTTCCAGTACCTTGAGAGAATAGGAGATTGGCTCTATGTAACAATAGCTATCGGCATGGCCAAATTACTGAGAAAGTGA